Proteins encoded together in one Deltaproteobacteria bacterium window:
- a CDS encoding acyl-CoA dehydrogenase yields the protein MRSLPFKEEHRIFRDSFRRFLQREVVPHIEAWEEAGIVPRDLWEKMGRMGFLCTAVPERYGGAGADFLHAVIIIEELAHCNFSGLGIRLHSDVVTPYLLEYATEEQKREYLPRCVAGEIITAIGMSEPGTGSDLAAIRTTAVEQDNAFIIHGQKTFVSNGVNCDLVVLAARDPKEPAPHRAIDLYLVQAGTRGFEKGRRLKKVGWHAQDTAELFFSDCRVPRANRLGGKGTGFAKLMKHLQPERLVIAIWAVAAAEFMLEETIAYVKRREVFGKPLARYQNTLFEIAEMATEIRLGRNHVNALIMEHMAGESIVMDVSMAKYWTTEMAFRVADRCMQLFGGYGYCEEYPIARAWRDIRVNRILGGTNEIMKLVIAKNLGLQEGKKR from the coding sequence ATGAGATCCCTGCCCTTCAAGGAAGAACACCGGATCTTCCGGGACAGTTTCCGGAGGTTTCTCCAAAGGGAAGTGGTTCCTCACATCGAGGCATGGGAAGAAGCCGGCATCGTTCCCCGTGACCTCTGGGAAAAAATGGGCCGAATGGGATTCCTCTGCACGGCCGTTCCGGAGAGGTACGGTGGAGCCGGAGCGGATTTTCTCCACGCCGTGATCATCATTGAAGAACTGGCCCACTGCAATTTCTCCGGTCTAGGCATCCGCCTTCACAGTGACGTGGTCACGCCGTACCTGCTCGAATACGCCACGGAAGAACAGAAACGGGAATACCTGCCCCGGTGCGTCGCCGGCGAGATCATCACGGCCATCGGCATGTCCGAGCCCGGTACGGGCAGTGATCTCGCGGCAATTCGGACGACGGCGGTCGAACAGGACAACGCGTTCATCATCCATGGACAGAAAACATTCGTCAGCAACGGCGTCAACTGCGACCTGGTCGTTCTGGCCGCCCGTGACCCGAAGGAACCGGCCCCCCACCGGGCCATCGATCTTTACCTGGTTCAGGCGGGAACGCGGGGCTTCGAAAAGGGACGCCGCTTGAAAAAGGTCGGCTGGCATGCCCAGGACACGGCGGAACTCTTCTTTTCCGATTGCCGCGTACCCCGGGCAAACCGCCTCGGCGGCAAGGGCACGGGCTTCGCAAAATTGATGAAGCACCTTCAGCCGGAACGTCTGGTCATCGCGATCTGGGCCGTGGCCGCGGCCGAATTCATGCTGGAGGAAACCATTGCCTATGTCAAAAGGAGGGAGGTCTTCGGGAAACCCCTCGCCCGATACCAGAACACCCTGTTCGAAATCGCCGAAATGGCGACGGAAATCAGGCTGGGACGGAATCACGTCAATGCCCTGATCATGGAACACATGGCGGGGGAAAGCATCGTGATGGATGTGTCCATGGCCAAGTACTGGACGACGGAAATGGCGTTCCGCGTGGCCGATCGCTGCATGCAGCTCTTCGGCGGCTACGGTTATTGCGAGGAGTACCCTATCGCCCGGGCCTGGCGGGACATCCGGGTGAACCGCATCCTGGGGGGAACCAACGAGATCATGAAACTGGTCATCGCGAAAAATCTGGGTTTACAGGAGGGAAAAAAGAGATGA
- a CDS encoding tripartite tricarboxylate transporter substrate binding protein has product MKQRKGPGRIVVLILLTLSLAVITSPGRAEYPERPVTLLVGFAPGGSLDLSARALAASAEKILGQPVIIENKTGGTGTVALASLLSQKPNGYTLCATPSSVLSRVSQIQRVPFRPLASFRPVIGYAAPQLGIAVRDDAPWKNLRDLIDEAGKAPAKIRYATTGVGSTTHAAVEEIAARAGVQMIHVPYKGSNEAMTALLGRHVEFASLTSEFVPAVRAGQLRLLATMGEERSPTFREVPTMKESGYDFVTDAVYGIVAPAGLPPGIAEKLEQAFTKAAEDRRYLETIRKMDLVPTRYDSKKFDLFLRTNWKTINRHLVGSGLIREAATRPE; this is encoded by the coding sequence ATGAAGCAGAGAAAGGGGCCGGGGCGCATCGTCGTGCTCATTTTGCTGACCCTGAGCCTTGCGGTCATAACGAGTCCGGGCCGGGCCGAATATCCGGAACGGCCGGTGACCCTTCTGGTGGGTTTCGCCCCCGGCGGTTCCCTCGATCTCAGCGCCCGCGCCCTGGCGGCATCGGCGGAAAAGATCCTGGGACAGCCGGTGATCATCGAAAACAAAACCGGCGGAACGGGAACGGTGGCCCTGGCGTCCCTGCTTTCACAAAAGCCCAACGGTTACACCCTGTGCGCGACCCCCAGCTCGGTCCTGAGCCGGGTCTCACAGATACAGCGTGTTCCCTTCAGACCCCTGGCAAGCTTCAGGCCCGTCATCGGCTACGCCGCGCCGCAACTGGGCATTGCCGTCAGAGATGACGCGCCCTGGAAAAACCTCCGGGACCTGATCGACGAGGCAGGGAAAGCCCCCGCAAAAATCAGGTACGCCACGACCGGTGTCGGCAGCACGACCCATGCCGCCGTGGAGGAAATCGCCGCCCGGGCCGGGGTTCAGATGATCCACGTGCCCTACAAGGGAAGCAACGAAGCCATGACGGCCCTCCTTGGGCGCCATGTCGAGTTCGCCTCTCTGACCTCCGAATTCGTGCCGGCGGTCAGGGCAGGTCAGTTACGCCTGCTGGCGACAATGGGTGAGGAAAGATCCCCCACCTTTCGTGAGGTGCCCACCATGAAGGAATCCGGTTATGATTTTGTCACCGACGCGGTGTACGGCATCGTCGCCCCGGCGGGTCTTCCTCCGGGCATCGCCGAAAAACTGGAACAGGCCTTCACGAAAGCGGCGGAGGACAGGCGGTACCTGGAAACCATCAGAAAAATGGACCTGGTCCCGACCCGCTACGACAGTAAAAAATTCGATCTTTTTCTGAGAACCAACTGGAAAACAATCAACCGTCACCTGGTCGGCTCGGGGCTGATCAGGGAAGCGGCGACCCGGCCGGAATAA
- a CDS encoding tripartite tricarboxylate transporter TctB family protein, whose protein sequence is MDKKELVSAALWLCAALAVMAASLHLGLGVLRHPGPGFLPFWSALLLALLSGVHMWRHRRAREKERPPAGAWVNPPGPAAAWTTAVLILYALALPQLGYLPATFGLMVALFSMGKLKLRTAVSGAVLASVLTFILFDLFLRVPFPRGLFAF, encoded by the coding sequence ATGGACAAAAAAGAACTTGTCAGCGCCGCCCTCTGGTTGTGCGCCGCCTTGGCCGTCATGGCCGCCTCCCTGCACCTCGGTCTGGGGGTTCTCCGTCATCCGGGGCCGGGGTTCCTCCCTTTCTGGTCCGCCCTTTTGCTGGCCCTCCTGAGCGGTGTCCATATGTGGCGCCACCGGAGGGCTCGGGAAAAAGAACGTCCCCCCGCCGGGGCATGGGTGAACCCACCTGGGCCGGCCGCGGCCTGGACGACAGCCGTCCTGATCCTTTATGCCCTGGCCCTTCCGCAACTGGGCTACCTTCCCGCCACCTTCGGCCTGATGGTCGCCCTGTTTTCCATGGGCAAGCTGAAACTTCGGACCGCCGTTTCCGGAGCCGTTCTCGCTTCCGTTCTGACCTTCATCCTTTTTGATCTGTTCCTGAGAGTGCCCTTCCCCCGGGGTCTTTTCGCTTTCTGA